One window of the Rhizobiaceae bacterium genome contains the following:
- a CDS encoding NAD(P)/FAD-dependent oxidoreductase, with product MTSSDVIVIGGGHNGLVAAAVLAKAGRKVVVLEAAEEVGGPARTEEFAPGFRASTAHVLNRLHPDVFRALDLGRHGLGFEAKDFAPTVALSGNAAPLILHGAYGESLTGTSAAEEKAWQALRAQLMRYAAILRPLMTRRPPDPGSMSLGEGAGLAKLGWSLKKLGREDMRDFLRMLLMNVTDVLDEHLEDERLRGLLAFDAVLGCHLGPRSPTSLLGLYYRLAGEVAGAAVVQIVPTGGMGAVAEAIQKAAVASGATVRTGAAVSRIVLDGDRAAGVVLASGEELRAKTILSAINPRATFLDLVGTRHLDTGFVRKVTNIRMKGNVAKLHLALARVPQFDGVAPEFLNGRLVIAPSADHVERAFNPAKYGGFSPEPVMEIALPNVADPSLAPEGGCVLSANVQFAPYALKEGWESGKPKLLSAIMAQLKRHAPGIGAFVLHLELLTPLDIETRYSMPGGHWHHGELQADQMLMSRPVSGWSGYDTPIEGLLLCGAGSHPGGGVSGVPGLNAARRILGQR from the coding sequence ATGACGTCATCTGATGTGATCGTCATCGGCGGGGGCCATAACGGCCTCGTCGCCGCCGCGGTTCTTGCCAAGGCGGGGCGCAAGGTGGTCGTGTTGGAAGCCGCGGAGGAAGTAGGCGGCCCGGCGCGCACGGAAGAATTCGCGCCGGGTTTTCGCGCGTCGACGGCGCATGTGCTGAACCGGCTTCATCCGGACGTTTTCAGGGCGCTTGATCTCGGCAGGCATGGGCTCGGGTTCGAGGCGAAGGATTTCGCACCTACCGTAGCCCTTTCCGGGAACGCCGCTCCGCTCATTTTGCACGGCGCCTATGGCGAGAGCCTGACGGGGACGTCCGCGGCGGAAGAAAAAGCATGGCAGGCTTTGCGGGCGCAGCTCATGCGCTACGCCGCCATTCTCAGACCGCTGATGACGCGCCGGCCGCCCGATCCCGGAAGTATGTCTTTGGGCGAAGGGGCGGGCCTCGCGAAGCTCGGCTGGTCGCTCAAGAAGCTCGGCAGGGAGGACATGCGCGACTTCCTGCGGATGCTGCTGATGAACGTCACCGACGTTCTGGACGAGCATCTGGAAGACGAGCGCTTGCGCGGATTGCTGGCCTTCGACGCGGTGCTTGGGTGCCATCTCGGCCCGCGTTCGCCGACATCGCTGCTCGGCCTTTACTACCGCCTTGCCGGAGAGGTCGCCGGGGCGGCCGTTGTGCAGATCGTGCCCACAGGTGGCATGGGGGCGGTGGCCGAGGCGATACAGAAGGCGGCCGTGGCGAGCGGCGCGACGGTCCGTACCGGAGCGGCGGTTTCAAGGATCGTGCTCGATGGCGATCGCGCGGCCGGCGTTGTGCTCGCGTCCGGCGAGGAACTGCGCGCGAAGACGATCTTGTCGGCCATCAATCCGCGCGCGACCTTTCTCGATCTTGTCGGCACGCGCCATCTCGACACGGGCTTTGTGCGCAAGGTCACGAACATCCGGATGAAGGGCAATGTCGCGAAACTTCATCTGGCGCTCGCGCGCGTGCCGCAGTTCGATGGCGTTGCGCCAGAATTCCTGAATGGCCGGCTGGTGATCGCGCCATCGGCCGATCATGTCGAACGGGCGTTCAATCCCGCAAAGTATGGTGGATTTTCCCCGGAGCCAGTGATGGAGATCGCTCTGCCGAACGTGGCTGATCCGTCGCTCGCGCCGGAAGGCGGATGCGTGCTGTCGGCCAATGTCCAGTTCGCTCCCTATGCGCTGAAGGAGGGCTGGGAAAGCGGCAAGCCTAAGCTGCTTTCCGCCATCATGGCGCAGCTCAAACGCCACGCGCCGGGCATCGGCGCTTTCGTGCTGCACTTGGAACTCCTGACGCCGTTGGACATCGAAACGCGCTACAGCATGCCCGGCGGTCACTGGCACCACGGCGAGTTGCAGGCCGACCAGATGCTGATGTCGCGGCCGGTCTCCGGCTGGTCGGGCTACGACACGCCGATCGAGGGGCTGCTCCTCTGCGGCGCCGGTTCGCATCCGGGCGGCGGTGTTTCCGGCGTGCCGGGATTGAACGCGGCAAGGCGGATTTTGGGGCAGCGATGA
- a CDS encoding NAD(P)/FAD-dependent oxidoreductase produces the protein MKIWDAIVIGGGHNGLVNACYLQRAGLDVLVVEKNDWLGGAATSRELTPGFLYSNCSYVCSLFRPEIMRDLELPRFGLQVIPYEGGAVFTRDGDYLANYRDHDAHRREFARFSKRDAEAYDRYARDVTRQCRFIQPLLMRTAPDPTSFRPRDIGELLYLGRKFAGLAADEMALTLRFWTMSISDFLDEYFETDVIKANFALSGIIGTALGPMSPGTAYVLLHHYMGEVDGSVGAWGYARGGMGAVTKALADSFRAAGGTIRTGAEVERVLVKGGKARGVVLAGGDEIPGKLVVSNADVKRTFLKLVEERELPDIFLRRVKNFKIRGSSGKVNIALDSMPVFPALPDDSPCYRGDMHFTDSVERMERAYDDWKAGTWSADPFLDMVIPTTLDPTMAAPGKHFMSCFVQYAPPKITGREWTDADRDGFAESVISQIAEYSPGFRDRIVHMEVRTPREIEAETGLTEGNIFQGELTFDQLLFNRPVPGYAQYRSPVGGLYMCGSSTHPGGGVMGAPGRNAAVEILRDLARPTHHMSDAHDVI, from the coding sequence GTCATCGGCGGCGGCCACAACGGGCTCGTCAATGCGTGCTATCTCCAGCGCGCCGGCCTCGACGTGCTCGTCGTTGAGAAGAACGACTGGCTCGGCGGTGCGGCGACCAGCCGCGAACTCACGCCCGGCTTCCTCTACTCGAACTGCTCCTATGTCTGCTCCCTTTTCAGGCCCGAGATCATGCGCGATCTCGAACTGCCGCGCTTCGGCCTGCAGGTGATCCCCTATGAGGGCGGCGCGGTGTTCACACGCGACGGCGACTATCTCGCCAACTATCGCGACCATGACGCGCACCGGCGCGAATTCGCCCGCTTCTCGAAGCGCGACGCGGAGGCCTATGACCGCTACGCGCGCGACGTGACGCGGCAATGCCGCTTCATCCAGCCGCTGCTGATGCGCACCGCGCCCGATCCCACCAGCTTCCGGCCGCGCGACATCGGTGAACTTCTCTATCTCGGCAGGAAGTTCGCCGGCCTCGCAGCGGACGAAATGGCGCTGACGCTGCGCTTCTGGACCATGTCGATCTCGGATTTTCTGGACGAGTATTTCGAGACCGACGTCATCAAGGCGAATTTCGCGCTGTCGGGCATCATCGGCACCGCGCTCGGGCCGATGTCGCCCGGCACGGCCTATGTGCTGCTTCACCACTATATGGGCGAGGTCGACGGGTCCGTGGGCGCATGGGGCTATGCGCGGGGCGGCATGGGCGCGGTGACGAAGGCGCTGGCAGATTCCTTCCGCGCCGCCGGCGGCACGATCCGCACCGGCGCGGAGGTGGAGCGCGTGCTGGTGAAGGGCGGCAAGGCGAGAGGCGTCGTGCTCGCCGGCGGCGATGAGATCCCCGGCAAGCTCGTCGTGTCGAACGCCGACGTCAAGCGCACCTTTCTCAAGCTTGTCGAAGAAAGGGAGCTGCCCGACATTTTTCTCAGGCGGGTGAAAAACTTCAAGATACGGGGTTCGTCCGGCAAGGTGAACATCGCGCTGGATTCGATGCCGGTGTTTCCGGCGCTGCCCGACGACTCGCCCTGCTATCGCGGCGACATGCATTTTACCGATTCCGTCGAGCGCATGGAGCGCGCCTATGACGACTGGAAGGCCGGGACATGGTCGGCCGATCCCTTCCTAGACATGGTGATCCCGACGACGCTCGACCCCACCATGGCGGCGCCGGGAAAACACTTCATGAGCTGCTTCGTGCAATATGCGCCGCCGAAGATCACCGGCCGCGAGTGGACGGACGCCGACCGTGACGGTTTTGCGGAGAGCGTGATTTCCCAGATCGCCGAATACTCGCCGGGCTTCCGTGACCGCATCGTGCATATGGAGGTGCGCACGCCCCGCGAAATCGAGGCCGAGACCGGCCTGACCGAAGGTAACATCTTTCAGGGCGAGCTGACCTTCGACCAGCTCCTCTTCAACCGGCCGGTGCCCGGCTATGCACAATACCGCTCGCCCGTCGGCGGGCTTTATATGTGCGGCTCCTCGACCCATCCGGGCGGCGGCGTCATGGGCGCGCCCGGTCGCAATGCGGCAGTCGAAATCCTGCGCGACCTCGCAAGGCCGACCCATCACATGAGTGACGCCCATGACGTCATCTGA